One region of Wyeomyia smithii strain HCP4-BCI-WySm-NY-G18 chromosome 3, ASM2978416v1, whole genome shotgun sequence genomic DNA includes:
- the LOC129730361 gene encoding uncharacterized protein LOC129730361: MSKVSCRSFWMLVVLGIKLVSGLPVLTYDDDYTDGDDDYDVIFDQRQNGTENVRISVDGVVVAVPAPPVHTDISTLAGAAFVEILNAQLAAMDSDSSDEESPSTTTTSTTTTTTTTASPIYHDQLIPSNFLGQSLSFLFNKGVEIPIKIASELKPLRTGKPAFMVIKKGEESDDEEYVDPEPVKPVSNVPKKASKPKRRYKLKTANLLKPLLQRTYLA, encoded by the exons ATGTCCAAGGTATCCTGCAGATCGTTTTGGATGTTGGTGGTGTTAGGAATCAAACTGGTCAGTGGGCTACCGGTACTAACTTATGATGATGATTATACCGATGGTGACGACGACTATGATGTGATATTTGACCAGCGTCAAAACGGAACCGAGAACGTGCGCATTTCCGTAGACggagttgttgttgctgttccCGCACCCCCGGTCCATACGGATATTAGCACTTTAGCTGGAGCAGCATTCGTAGAAATTCTCAATGCGCAGCTTGCTGCTATGGATAGCGATAGCTCGGATGAAGAGAGTCCTAgtactacaacgacgtccactACTACGACAACTACGACTACCGCGTCACCAATTTATCATGATCAGTTGATTCCTTCGAATTTTCTTGGCCAAAGTTTGTCGTTTTTATTCAATAAAGGCGTTGAAATTCCAATCAAAATAGCATCCGAGCTGAAACCACTAAGAACGGGCAAGCCAGCATTTATGGTGATCAAAAAAGGTGAAGAAAGTGATGACGAAGAATATGTAGATCCTGAACCGGTGAAGCCCGTTTCTAATGTGCCAAAGAAGGCATCGAAACCTAAGCGAAG ATACAAGCTGAAGACGGCCAATCTCCTAAAACCTTTATTGCAAAGAACTTATTTGGCTTAA